Below is a genomic region from bacterium.
CGCGACGCAGGCCACAAGCCGCTTCGGAGCGGAGTACGACTCGATCTGCGACATGGTCAGCTTCGGGGTCGCTCCCGCTCTGCTCATGTACAACTGGACCTTGATTCCGCTCGGTCCGCGCGCCTGGATGATCGCCGGGTTGTTTTCGTTATGCGCAGCGCTGCGTCTGGCGCGTTTCAATGTATCGGCGCAACAAGACGGCGACTCCGTTTTCTACAAAGGCGTGCCTTCGACGTTTGCCGGTGGCATGGTCGCAGCGACCGTCTGGTTCGTGGGATGGCTCGGGATCCATCCGCCGTTCGAGCCGCCTCTGAGGCCGGTGCTCACGATTGCATTCGCCTTGCTCGCCCTGCTCATGGTGAGCCCGATTTCCTATCCGAGCTTGAAGCTGATCAGGATCGAAGGCCGTCGCGCCTATCCAACACTTGTCGCCATCCTGCTTGGAACGATCGCCATCCTGCTCAACCACGAGGTCATGATTTTCTCGATCGGTATCTGCTTCATCGTCGGTGGGCCGTTCATCGCGATCTGGGTGAAGCGCAACTCCGAGCCGGTTGCGAGCAGAGTTTCAGAAGACATTGCCCCGGAATCCT
It encodes:
- the pssA gene encoding CDP-diacylglycerol--serine O-phosphatidyltransferase; protein product: MSLRQSKGRSRRRSRRRDRRAVYLLPNLITSAALMLGFWSIVLATHGKFDQAALCIVLAGVADMLDGRIARATQATSRFGAEYDSICDMVSFGVAPALLMYNWTLIPLGPRAWMIAGLFSLCAALRLARFNVSAQQDGDSVFYKGVPSTFAGGMVAATVWFVGWLGIHPPFEPPLRPVLTIAFALLALLMVSPISYPSLKLIRIEGRRAYPTLVAILLGTIAILLNHEVMIFSIGICFIVGGPFIAIWVKRNSEPVASRVSEDIAPESSDV